The Sorangiineae bacterium MSr11367 genome window below encodes:
- a CDS encoding tetratricopeptide repeat protein, protein MAESLGFAPNFAPGEHRATLVGRAAEMHELHDAIRNVRDKGRARTVTILGAAGIGKTRLVRDFLIKMRAQQDKAPRVFRSAAREDDEPYGVFSRILRARFGLGEGMEPEAAMAQLRTQVSSVLDDANVGDLCYFLGKLVGLDFPASPLVHAVESANPEVVLLRRAIIKHFLEADAGVHVPPSAGGYSGAGPQTGPGATAPFVLVFDDLHHAPDESLDLLSYLIDNLQAPILVLCMARPEILARRDTWFSHGAGRHHWMELSPLSDGDAQLAMNDLLAPAGDDPGREDLNVAACTLAGGNPALLEQMVRIFLDMGVLEAEDELAEEDRWRVHVDKLSSVRLPLTVEDAVQARIAALAPAERDLLERAAAMGAVFWLGGLVAIHRLDHPTPDIWAAGDSPDIVRIRQMLRELNERDYILKLPDSTFTHDEEYVFKHNLEREALVKLTPPLTARRYHAQIADWLSFKAQVHAHEETVGMLARHRESAGAPSQAAAAFLEAGDVARSRYSNTKAVEYYALGLSLLSGAGIEANPDQRIFGLHHYGDVLQALGRNEDALNAFREMLTRAYRLDLRARGGAAHGRIGRLYRDTGQLDEAKRHLDSALALFAESEDERGIASTVDDIGKLHWLRGDYHRALEYTERALAMRRQIGDRRSIALSLNNCGKVYQDSGQFSRAIECFEQALQIRREIGDLVGVAISLNDLGMVAQDQQDDHRARALFQEAYDVAKGTADRNRIALVLTNLGKILNRVGEAEKAIFYLKQAEELADELGDKIGLAEAVRGLGRAYLVRREYTKARDCMMRAVDIFNEIQNKVEVGIALRALAEVSAEGSAGGDWQKDAQSYLLQSIGIFEESGNDVELARSCRAYADMLRAASKFHADPNITAEAESYARRAEDIFEKLNIRAFGIDSDAFFASRQLGS, encoded by the coding sequence ATGGCCGAATCGCTAGGTTTTGCTCCAAATTTCGCCCCGGGTGAGCATCGAGCCACGCTCGTCGGTCGCGCGGCGGAGATGCACGAGCTGCACGATGCGATTCGCAACGTGCGCGACAAAGGCCGTGCGCGCACGGTTACCATCCTGGGCGCCGCGGGAATCGGAAAAACGCGGCTCGTGCGCGATTTTCTCATCAAGATGCGCGCGCAGCAGGATAAGGCCCCGCGCGTGTTTCGCAGCGCCGCCCGCGAAGACGACGAGCCGTACGGCGTCTTCTCGCGCATCTTGCGCGCGCGTTTCGGGTTGGGCGAAGGCATGGAGCCCGAGGCTGCGATGGCGCAGCTCCGCACCCAGGTGAGCAGCGTCCTCGACGACGCGAACGTGGGCGACCTCTGTTACTTCCTGGGAAAGCTCGTCGGGCTGGATTTCCCGGCATCGCCGCTGGTTCACGCGGTGGAGAGCGCGAACCCCGAGGTGGTGCTGCTCCGGCGCGCGATCATCAAGCATTTCCTCGAGGCCGACGCCGGCGTGCACGTGCCGCCTTCGGCCGGTGGGTATTCAGGAGCGGGCCCGCAGACGGGTCCTGGGGCGACTGCACCCTTCGTCCTCGTGTTCGACGATTTGCACCACGCCCCCGACGAGTCGCTCGATCTCCTGAGCTACCTCATCGACAACCTGCAGGCGCCCATCCTGGTCTTGTGCATGGCGCGCCCGGAGATCCTTGCCCGCCGCGATACGTGGTTTTCGCACGGCGCCGGACGGCACCACTGGATGGAGCTCTCGCCGCTGTCCGATGGCGATGCGCAGCTGGCCATGAACGATCTGCTCGCCCCTGCCGGCGACGATCCGGGGCGCGAGGACCTGAATGTGGCGGCGTGCACCCTGGCGGGAGGCAACCCGGCGTTGCTCGAGCAGATGGTGCGCATCTTCCTCGACATGGGGGTGCTCGAAGCCGAAGACGAGTTGGCGGAGGAAGATCGCTGGCGCGTCCACGTCGACAAGCTTTCCAGCGTGCGCCTTCCGCTCACCGTCGAAGACGCCGTGCAGGCGCGCATCGCCGCGCTGGCCCCGGCCGAGCGCGATTTGCTGGAGCGCGCTGCGGCCATGGGGGCGGTGTTCTGGCTCGGCGGGCTCGTGGCCATTCACCGCCTGGACCATCCGACGCCGGACATTTGGGCCGCCGGGGATTCGCCGGACATCGTGCGCATCCGTCAGATGCTGCGCGAATTGAACGAGCGCGATTACATCCTCAAATTGCCGGACAGCACGTTCACGCACGACGAGGAATACGTCTTCAAGCACAACTTGGAGCGCGAGGCCTTGGTCAAGTTGACGCCGCCGCTCACCGCACGGCGCTACCATGCGCAAATTGCGGATTGGCTCTCGTTCAAAGCGCAAGTGCACGCCCACGAGGAAACGGTGGGGATGCTGGCCCGGCACCGCGAATCGGCCGGGGCGCCCTCGCAGGCGGCGGCGGCGTTCCTCGAAGCGGGGGACGTGGCGCGCTCGCGTTATTCCAATACGAAGGCCGTCGAGTATTACGCATTGGGATTGTCCCTTTTGAGCGGCGCGGGCATCGAAGCGAATCCCGATCAGCGCATTTTCGGATTGCACCATTACGGCGACGTGCTCCAGGCCCTCGGCCGCAACGAGGACGCGCTCAACGCCTTCCGCGAGATGCTCACCCGCGCGTACCGGCTCGACCTGCGCGCGCGCGGCGGCGCCGCCCACGGCCGCATCGGCCGCCTCTATCGCGACACCGGCCAGCTCGACGAAGCCAAGCGGCACCTCGACTCGGCACTTGCGCTGTTCGCCGAATCGGAGGACGAGCGCGGCATCGCCAGCACGGTGGACGACATCGGAAAGCTGCATTGGCTGCGCGGCGATTACCACCGCGCCCTGGAGTACACCGAGCGCGCCCTGGCCATGCGCCGGCAAATCGGCGACCGGCGCTCGATTGCCCTTTCGCTCAACAATTGCGGAAAGGTGTACCAAGACTCGGGGCAGTTCAGCCGCGCGATCGAATGCTTCGAGCAGGCCTTGCAGATCCGTCGCGAGATTGGCGACTTGGTCGGCGTGGCCATCAGCCTGAATGATCTGGGCATGGTCGCGCAGGATCAGCAAGACGACCACCGCGCGCGCGCCCTCTTCCAAGAGGCCTACGACGTGGCCAAGGGCACGGCGGATCGCAACCGCATCGCCCTGGTGCTCACCAACTTGGGAAAGATCCTCAACCGGGTCGGCGAGGCGGAAAAGGCCATTTTCTATTTGAAACAGGCCGAGGAGCTTGCCGACGAACTGGGCGACAAGATCGGCCTCGCCGAGGCCGTGCGCGGTCTCGGCCGCGCCTACCTGGTGCGCCGCGAATACACCAAGGCGCGCGATTGCATGATGCGCGCGGTGGATATCTTCAACGAAATTCAGAACAAGGTGGAAGTCGGCATTGCCCTGCGCGCTCTGGCCGAGGTCAGCGCGGAGGGAAGTGCGGGCGGCGATTGGCAAAAAGACGCACAATCGTACCTTTTGCAATCGATTGGCATCTTCGAGGAAAGCGGCAACGACGTGGAACTCGCCCGCAGCTGCCGCGCCTACGCCGACATGCTTCGCGCAGCCTCGAAGTTCCACGCCGACCCGAACATCACCGCCGAAGCGGAATCGTACGCCCGCCGCGCAGAAGACATCTTCGAAAAGCTGAACATCCGCGCCTTCGGCATCGACTCCGACGCCTTCTTCGCCAGCCGCCAACTCGGCTCCTAA
- a CDS encoding DJ-1/PfpI family protein, whose translation MDMSRRHFGAGISALLAGCSFEPGEESRVAASTEAQELEAKDSKELQIGMLLYPEFTSQDFVGPQLVFGSLGNVRVHVLWKEVAVVTSDSQLGIQATTALRDCPKQLDVLFVPGGSGTWRMMNDPEILAFLRHRGERARFVTSVCTGSLLLGAAGLLCGYRAATHWAYRDVLPLVGAIPVADRVVRDRNRITGGGVTAGLDFGLTVSAELRGADYAKQQELIFEYAPEPPFGTGRPETAGPQLTAQVRALLEPAVERTRQAARAVERCVPSRR comes from the coding sequence ATGGATATGAGTCGGCGGCATTTTGGGGCGGGGATATCGGCGTTGCTGGCAGGGTGTTCGTTCGAGCCTGGTGAGGAGTCGCGGGTGGCGGCATCGACGGAGGCGCAGGAGCTCGAGGCGAAGGATTCCAAGGAATTGCAAATAGGGATGCTTCTGTATCCCGAGTTTACCTCGCAGGACTTCGTGGGGCCCCAGCTCGTCTTCGGCTCGTTGGGGAATGTGCGCGTGCACGTGTTGTGGAAGGAGGTCGCGGTGGTCACCAGCGACAGCCAACTTGGCATTCAGGCAACGACCGCGCTCCGCGATTGCCCGAAGCAGCTCGACGTGCTCTTCGTGCCCGGCGGCAGCGGCACGTGGCGCATGATGAACGATCCCGAGATCCTCGCGTTTCTGCGTCACCGCGGTGAGCGGGCGCGCTTCGTGACCAGTGTGTGCACGGGCTCCTTGCTCCTCGGGGCGGCGGGGCTTCTCTGTGGCTACCGCGCGGCCACCCACTGGGCATACCGCGACGTGCTGCCGCTGGTCGGCGCCATCCCCGTTGCCGACAGGGTGGTGCGCGACCGCAATCGCATCACCGGCGGTGGCGTCACCGCGGGCCTCGACTTCGGACTCACGGTCTCGGCCGAACTACGCGGTGCGGACTATGCCAAACAGCAGGAGCTTATTTTTGAATATGCACCGGAGCCGCCCTTCGGAACGGGACGTCCCGAAACAGCCGGGCCGCAATTAACCGCGCAGGTCAGAGCGTTGCTCGAGCCGGCGGTCGAGCGAACCCGACAAGCGGCTCGCGCAGTAGAGCGTTGCGTCCCATCAAGGAGGTGA
- a CDS encoding peroxiredoxin translates to MTIRIGSIAPDFTQQSTEGSISFHEWIGNSWAVLFSHPKDFTPVCTTELGTAAKLKPEFDKRNVKVLAVSVDDVDSHKRWTADIEETQKTKLNYPILGDADRKVATLYDMIHPEANDTLTVRSVFIIDPNKKVRATFTYPASTGRHFDEVLRVIDSLQLTDSHSVATPANWTQGNDVVILPSIQDPDVIKQKFPKGHTVLKPYLRITPQPNK, encoded by the coding sequence ATGACCATTCGCATTGGAAGCATTGCGCCCGATTTCACGCAGCAGTCGACCGAAGGGTCCATCTCGTTCCACGAGTGGATCGGGAATAGCTGGGCGGTGCTTTTCTCGCACCCGAAGGACTTCACCCCGGTGTGCACGACGGAGCTCGGCACCGCGGCGAAATTGAAGCCCGAGTTCGACAAGCGAAACGTGAAGGTCCTCGCCGTGAGCGTGGACGACGTCGACTCGCACAAGCGCTGGACCGCAGACATCGAGGAGACGCAGAAGACGAAGTTGAACTACCCCATCCTCGGCGACGCCGATCGCAAGGTGGCCACGCTCTACGACATGATTCACCCCGAGGCGAACGACACGCTGACCGTGCGCTCCGTGTTCATCATCGATCCCAACAAGAAGGTGCGCGCGACCTTCACCTACCCGGCGAGCACCGGCCGCCACTTCGACGAAGTACTGCGCGTCATCGACTCGCTGCAGCTCACCGACAGCCACTCCGTGGCGACGCCGGCCAACTGGACGCAGGGCAACGACGTGGTCATTCTGCCCTCCATTCAGGATCCGGACGTCATCAAGCAGAAGTTCCCCAAGGGCCACACGGTCCTCAAGCCGTATCTGCGCATCACGCCGCAACCGAACAAGTAA
- a CDS encoding carboxypeptidase regulatory-like domain-containing protein, with amino-acid sequence MCVFIFSGDFREPRCTLTATNGSYRLGELHAAKYEVNASAPNYAPARWREQDDLLLKAGENRQNVNLVLASGGVEVRGRVVDISGGPVAGALVGLYSSDANSDGGRTFTRSGEQGEWHAWLPPGRIVADASADGYAPGSSGGVAPGQFIEVGLTPESVLEGRVVEAATGNPVAGARVAANPSGDLARFVMSGSGAYTATSDVEGRFRISQLAPGRYKAEARTPQTWGVAAESVLLGLGETASDLRIEVHPTATVTGRLVFADGRGCHPGSVQATETTSKDSHGGQTQEDGSVRLEGLLPGRYEIGVFCKSSWQNTTFEPLVVTKDDIAGVTWKVSAESTLRGTLVDTTGRPATAEHVSATAQTSNPRVRGASESAKVASDGTFQIEGLSPGTYAIDIVRKGIVTKTQTVVKVDRDVDGVRVVAPPVADPATGTIEGTIVDADGAPVSGVEIQAQGNGRYGYAASVDDGSFVVKDLPPGDYRVWTYKESAMRAPRTKDDDVQGVTTTVRADAAARVKLVVESRRGEIHGRVVDEGGHPVTDAFIDAQRESDSASHAAGHTRRNVRWSWSGESVLTDVHGAFAVKKLSPGTYVLRGYRKGGGEAIAEKVRLGDDVTLTIRATGTISGASVASNGSPVERFTIAIQDAKSGFSRRENYFRSAGAFALRDLPAGDYHVAAEAPSGRAEADIHLDQGQTKRDVRLQMTENTTARGRVVAMDNGQPIAGMVVAVQAAKGAPAGVSYSSAGERKFISDAEGRFEVVNAPVGQVVVVAFPDFGSRMEYSRDVRVPATLQAGTTNELPPLRVPRNRVAPGQEHGDLGYETQEMAPEADLQQARWVVSVVRPGGPAAKAGLQVGDEITSVDGQDVVGANGYIYRTLVRVPEKTAVTLGLRRGVSLNIESRSPL; translated from the coding sequence GTGTGCGTATTCATCTTTTCGGGCGATTTCCGCGAGCCTCGGTGCACGCTCACCGCGACCAACGGCAGTTACCGCCTGGGCGAGCTCCACGCTGCCAAGTACGAGGTGAATGCCTCGGCGCCGAACTACGCGCCCGCGCGATGGCGCGAGCAGGACGACCTCCTGTTGAAGGCTGGCGAGAACCGCCAGAACGTCAATCTGGTCCTGGCGTCCGGTGGGGTCGAGGTGCGGGGCCGCGTCGTGGACATCTCGGGTGGGCCCGTTGCGGGGGCCTTGGTCGGCCTTTATTCCTCGGATGCCAATAGCGATGGCGGAAGGACCTTCACGCGCAGCGGGGAGCAGGGCGAGTGGCACGCATGGCTCCCTCCGGGGCGCATCGTGGCGGATGCCTCGGCCGATGGATATGCGCCCGGGTCGAGCGGAGGTGTTGCACCGGGCCAATTCATCGAGGTGGGCCTGACGCCGGAATCCGTGCTCGAGGGACGCGTGGTGGAGGCTGCGACGGGGAACCCCGTGGCGGGGGCGCGCGTCGCGGCCAACCCTTCGGGCGATCTGGCACGCTTCGTCATGAGCGGCTCGGGTGCGTACACGGCCACCTCCGACGTGGAAGGGCGCTTTCGCATTTCGCAGCTCGCGCCCGGGCGTTACAAGGCGGAGGCCCGAACGCCGCAGACGTGGGGCGTCGCCGCGGAGAGCGTTCTTCTCGGCTTGGGCGAAACGGCCAGCGATTTGCGCATCGAGGTGCACCCCACGGCCACGGTGACCGGCCGGCTCGTGTTCGCGGACGGACGCGGGTGCCATCCTGGGTCGGTCCAAGCCACGGAGACCACGAGCAAAGATTCGCACGGCGGGCAGACCCAAGAGGACGGGAGCGTGCGCCTCGAAGGGCTGCTTCCCGGCAGGTACGAGATAGGCGTGTTCTGCAAGAGCAGCTGGCAGAACACGACGTTCGAGCCGCTGGTCGTGACCAAGGACGACATCGCCGGCGTGACGTGGAAGGTGAGCGCAGAATCGACCCTTCGTGGAACGTTGGTCGACACGACGGGCCGGCCCGCGACGGCGGAACACGTTTCCGCAACCGCCCAAACGAGCAATCCGCGGGTGCGCGGCGCCTCCGAGAGCGCGAAGGTCGCGAGCGATGGCACCTTCCAGATCGAAGGCCTCTCGCCCGGCACCTACGCGATCGACATCGTTCGAAAAGGTATCGTGACGAAGACGCAAACCGTGGTCAAAGTCGATCGCGACGTGGATGGCGTGCGCGTGGTGGCGCCGCCGGTCGCCGACCCCGCCACCGGCACGATCGAGGGCACCATCGTGGATGCCGACGGCGCCCCCGTCTCCGGCGTCGAGATTCAAGCGCAGGGCAACGGTCGCTATGGCTATGCCGCGAGCGTCGATGATGGGTCCTTCGTCGTGAAGGATCTCCCCCCCGGCGACTACCGCGTGTGGACCTACAAGGAAAGTGCGATGCGCGCACCCAGAACGAAAGACGACGACGTTCAAGGTGTCACCACCACGGTGCGTGCGGATGCCGCGGCGCGCGTGAAGCTCGTCGTGGAGAGCCGGCGCGGCGAGATCCACGGACGCGTCGTGGACGAGGGCGGCCATCCGGTGACCGACGCCTTCATCGACGCGCAGCGTGAGTCGGACAGCGCGAGCCACGCCGCAGGCCACACCCGCCGCAATGTGCGCTGGTCGTGGTCCGGCGAATCGGTGCTCACGGATGTCCACGGCGCGTTCGCGGTGAAGAAGCTCTCACCGGGCACGTACGTGCTGCGCGGGTACCGCAAGGGCGGGGGCGAAGCCATCGCCGAAAAGGTGCGGCTCGGAGACGACGTGACGCTCACCATCCGCGCGACGGGAACCATCTCGGGTGCTTCCGTGGCGAGCAACGGCAGCCCCGTCGAGCGGTTCACGATTGCCATCCAAGACGCCAAATCGGGTTTCTCGCGCCGCGAGAACTACTTCCGCAGCGCCGGCGCCTTTGCCCTGCGCGATCTGCCCGCGGGCGATTACCACGTCGCCGCGGAAGCCCCGTCCGGCCGCGCCGAGGCCGACATCCACCTCGACCAAGGGCAGACGAAACGCGACGTGCGCTTGCAGATGACCGAGAACACCACGGCGCGCGGGCGCGTCGTCGCGATGGATAACGGACAGCCCATCGCCGGAATGGTCGTCGCCGTGCAGGCCGCGAAGGGCGCGCCCGCCGGCGTCAGCTACTCCTCCGCGGGCGAACGAAAATTCATCAGCGACGCCGAGGGACGCTTCGAGGTGGTCAACGCCCCCGTCGGACAGGTCGTGGTCGTCGCCTTTCCCGACTTTGGTTCGAGGATGGAGTACTCGCGCGATGTCCGCGTTCCGGCCACGCTCCAAGCCGGCACCACGAACGAGTTGCCCCCCCTGCGGGTCCCGCGCAATCGCGTTGCACCCGGGCAAGAGCACGGCGATTTGGGCTACGAGACGCAGGAAATGGCGCCGGAAGCCGACCTTCAGCAGGCGCGTTGGGTGGTGAGCGTGGTGCGGCCCGGCGGGCCCGCGGCCAAGGCGGGCCTTCAGGTCGGCGACGAGATCACCTCCGTGGACGGGCAGGACGTCGTCGGTGCGAACGGTTACATCTATCGCACGCTGGTCCGCGTGCCCGAGAAGACGGCGGTCACCCTCGGGCTGCGGCGCGGCGTGTCCCTCAATATTGAATCACGCTCTCCACTTTGA
- a CDS encoding adenine phosphoribosyltransferase: MSKIRNIADFPKPGILFKDITPLLASPRAFHIVLDAIAERFIGEHIDAIVGVEARGFIFGGALAARLNASFVPARKPGKLPAACDEVQYETEYSVATLEMHKGSLAEEARVVVVDDLLATGGTAKAAAELVRKQGGYVVAYAFAVELTFLGGRERLMPVKVESVIQY, encoded by the coding sequence ATGTCGAAGATCCGCAACATCGCGGACTTCCCTAAGCCAGGCATCCTCTTCAAGGACATCACGCCGCTCTTGGCGAGCCCGCGTGCGTTTCACATCGTGCTCGATGCCATCGCGGAACGATTCATCGGCGAGCACATCGACGCCATCGTGGGCGTGGAGGCCCGGGGGTTCATCTTCGGCGGCGCCCTCGCCGCGCGCCTCAATGCGAGCTTCGTCCCCGCGCGCAAGCCGGGCAAGCTTCCCGCCGCCTGCGACGAGGTGCAGTACGAAACCGAGTACAGCGTGGCCACGTTGGAGATGCACAAGGGGTCCCTCGCCGAAGAAGCGCGCGTGGTCGTGGTGGACGACTTGCTCGCGACCGGTGGCACGGCAAAGGCCGCGGCCGAGCTGGTGCGCAAGCAAGGCGGATACGTGGTGGCCTATGCCTTTGCCGTCGAGCTCACGTTCCTCGGCGGGCGCGAACGGCTCATGCCCGTCAAAGTGGAGAGCGTGATTCAATATTGA
- the surE gene encoding 5'/3'-nucleotidase SurE, whose amino-acid sequence MTRPLFVLSNDDGHTSRGIRTMRDALSEVGDVVLIAPETEQSASSHALTLHRPLRLREVESGIFAVDGTPADCIYVALHAGTRVLPRPPDVVVSGLNHGLNLGQDVFYSGTVAAAREGALQGIPALATSAHTGADFETACRLCAQLALGLYGSRSGVGVAPLLSVNVPREWNGQVEPSRLGMRKYEELVDFRNDPRGREYFWLGGPGVRHEHAPGTDTDAFDRGYATLTALMLDLTNTASGELVDRLSSPFRQAKER is encoded by the coding sequence GTGACGCGTCCACTATTCGTACTTTCGAACGACGACGGCCATACGAGCCGCGGCATCCGCACCATGCGCGATGCGCTTTCCGAAGTTGGCGACGTGGTGCTCATCGCACCGGAGACCGAGCAGAGTGCCTCGAGCCACGCCTTGACGTTGCACCGCCCGCTGCGCCTTCGCGAGGTCGAATCGGGCATTTTCGCGGTGGATGGCACGCCCGCCGACTGCATTTACGTGGCACTGCACGCCGGCACGCGCGTGCTACCCCGCCCGCCCGACGTGGTGGTCTCGGGGCTCAATCATGGCCTCAACCTCGGGCAAGACGTCTTTTACTCGGGCACCGTCGCCGCCGCGCGCGAGGGTGCGCTGCAGGGCATTCCGGCATTGGCCACCAGCGCGCACACCGGCGCGGACTTCGAGACGGCCTGTCGGCTCTGCGCGCAGCTCGCACTGGGGCTCTACGGGTCACGGTCCGGCGTGGGGGTGGCCCCCTTGCTCTCGGTGAACGTGCCGCGCGAGTGGAATGGCCAGGTGGAGCCGTCGCGCCTGGGGATGCGCAAGTACGAAGAGCTGGTCGACTTCCGCAACGATCCCCGGGGTCGCGAGTATTTCTGGCTCGGAGGCCCTGGCGTGCGGCACGAGCACGCGCCAGGGACGGACACGGATGCGTTCGATCGCGGGTACGCGACCCTCACCGCACTCATGCTGGACTTGACCAACACGGCCTCCGGGGAGCTCGTCGATCGGCTATCATCCCCGTTCCGACAAGCGAAGGAGCGCTGA